The Streptomyces sp. TLI_105 DNA segment CCGAACTCCGCGCCCAGCTCGCCACCCTCACCACCGAGGCCTTCCGCCCCGAACTCGCCGAGATCGACCGGCTCCCGACGCTGGACATCGCCCGCCTCATGAACGGCGAGGACCGGACCGTCCCCGAGGCCGTCGAACGACAGCTCCCCGCGATCGCCGCCGCCATCGACGCCACCGCCGCCCGCATGGCCCGCGGCGGACGCCTGATCTACCTGGGCGCGGGCACCGCCGGCCGCCTCGGCGTCCTCGACGCCAGCGAGTGCCCGCCCACCTTCAACACCGACCCGTCGCAGGTCGTCGGCCTCATCGCGGGCGGCCCCACCGCCATGATCAAGGCCGCCGAAGGCGCCGAGGACTCCAAGGAACTCGCGGTCGCGGACCTCACCGCGCTCGGCCTCACCGCCGAGGACACCGTCGTCGGCGTCTCCGCCTCCGGCCGCACCCCGTACGCCGTCGGCGCCGTCGAACACGCCCGCGCCCGGGGCGCGCTGACCATCGGACTCTCCTGCAACGAGGACAGCGCGCTCGCCGCCGCCGCCGAGCACGGCATCGAGGTCGTCACCGGCCCCGAGCTCCTCACCGGCTCCACCCGCCTCAAGGCCGGCACCGCCCAGAAGCTCGTCCTCAACATGATCTCGACCCTCACGATGATCCGCCTCGGCAAGACCTACGGAAACCTGATGGTCGACGTCCGCGCCTCCAACGACAAGCTCCAGGCCCGCTCGCGGCGGATCGTCGCCCTGGCCACCGGCGCGCCCGACGAGCAGATCGAGACCGCGCTCGCCGCCGCCGACGGCGAGGTGAAGAACGCCATCCTCATGATCCTCGCCGACATCGACGCCCCCACGGCCGCCGAGCGACTGACCGCCTCCCGGGGGCACCTGCGGGCGGCACTGCACGCCCCCACCACGTGACCCCTCGTCGTCACCGGCAGAGAACATCCTCCGCGGGCCGCACGCCCTCGGTCAGGAAGCGGGTCACGGCACGGTCGCCGCACGCGTTCCCGTTCCCGAGGTAGACCGCGTGGCCGCCCCTGTCGACCGAGACGAGCCGCGCCCGGTCGCCGAGGGCCGCCCGCATCCTCAGGCCCATGGAGTGCGGGGTCGCCGGATCGCGCAGGTTCTGGATCATGAGGACGTTCGACGGACCCCGGTCGGTGATCCGGGTCGGCTTCTCCACCGCGCCGCCCTTCCAGAAGGCGCACGGCGTGATGTTCGCCGGCATCCCGGCCGTCAGCGGGTACCGCTCCCGGTCCGCGGCGACGGCCCGACCGTACGCCGGCACGGAGGCGGGCCAGTCCACGTCGTTGCAGATCACGCCCACGCTGACGGTCGCCGCCTCGTCGGGCATCGGCCCAGCCAGCTCGGGCGGAAGGACAGGCACGCCCGCCGGGTCGAGGGCCTGGGCCATCAGACGCGCGAGGGCCGGGAAGGAGGCGTCGGAGTACAGCGCCTGCTGGAGCGCCTGCCGCAGCACGGTGCCGGTCAGCGGGACGCCGGGGGTCGCCGAGGCGCGCGGCGCGCGGTCGAGCCGGGCGGCGAGGTCGAGGAACAGGGGCCGTACGTCCTCGGCCCTTTCGGCGAGCCGCAGGCCGTCCTTCGTCCGCTCCGGGGCGGACGCCCAGGCCGCGAAGTCCGGGAAGCGGTCCTCGGCACCGCGCGCCATGCCCGCGAGCCAGCCCCGGGCGACGCGCTTCGGGTCGGGGTCGGAGCTGCTGTCGAGGACCCAGCGGTCGGTGCGCTCCGGGAACTTCTGCGCGTACACGGCGGCCACGTACGTCCCGTACGACACGCTCCACGCGGACAGCTTCCGCTCGCCGAGCGCCTGCCGCAGCCGGTCGAGGTCCCGCACCTGGTTGACCGTCGTCAGCCCGCGCAGCATCGCGCCCCCGTTGCGCTCGCACGCCTCGGCCATCCGGCGCGAGCGGGCCACGTTCTCGCCGATGCCGCCGTCGGCGGCGGGCCAGGACCGCAGGGTCACCAGGCGCCGGTCCTCCTCGGCGAAGCCGCACCGGGCCTTCGCGGAGCCGCCGATCCCGCGCGGATCGAAGGCCACCAGGTCGTACGCGCCGTCCATCTCCTTCGCCAGGGCGGCCCCCTTCTGCCCGAGCCGCTGCACACCGGAGCTGCCCGGGCCGCCCGGGATCACCATGAGCGTCCCGCGCCGCGCCTCGGGCCGGGTGCTGGGCAGCCGGGCCACGGCGAGACCGATCTGCTCGCCGTCGGGGTCGGCGTAGTCGAGGGGTACGGAGAGCGTGGCGCACTGCTGCCCCGGCAGCGGCTTCACGGCGGCGTCGCAGTCGCCCCAGTCCAGCCCGGCAGCGACGGCGGGGGCGGCACCCCCGGCGGCGAGCCCGACGCCGGCGACGGCGGCGACGGAGAGGGCGAGCACCAGGGCCTTGCGTCCACGATTCGTTGTCATGCGCACAGCCTCGCGGACGGGGCGGCGGGGCCCCATCCGGTGGGCTGGCGGCTCGGGGGTGGGGCCAACCCCCGGACGTCCGTGGTGGGTTGCGTGCCGTGCCCTGGCCGGCCCATGCCGGGAGCCACACCTTCGGGACCCTGTCACGGGCAGCCGCTCTGCCGGGGCGGCGCCCACCCCGTCGTGGGCAGCCGTCCCGCCGGGGCGGTGCCCGCCCCCGTCGTGGGCAGTCGTTCCGCTGGGGCGGCGCCCGCCCCCGTCGTGGGCAGTCGTTCCGCTGGGGCGGTGCCCACCCCCGCGCCCCCGTTGTGGGCAATCGTTCCGCCGGGGCGGAACGGGTGGGCACAACGGAACGGCGCCCTTGCCGGCGCCAGAGGGCTCCGCGCCCTGACCCGCACCGGGCTGTGCGCCGCCGCTGTCGGTGCGGGTCCAGGCGCGGAACGCGGAGGCGCCGCTGAAGGGCGCCGTCCCGTGTGCCCACCCGTCCCGCCCCAGCGGGACGATTGCCCACACGGCGGGGGGGCACCGCCCCGGAGGCGCGCGCCCCACACGGGCGGGGGGCGGGGGGCACCGCCCCACCAGGCGCGGGCCCCACACGGAGGTGGGCCAGGGCGCCGCCCACGTGGGCGCGGGGCCGCCCGACGCCCGGGAGGGCAATCCGCTGGCATCGCCCCGGCCCCCGGGAGATCATCCCCGTCATGACCACCACAGGCTCGACCACCACCTCGGCCACGACCCCCCACGCCTCCGACTCCGGCACCTGGCTCCTCGGCGGGGACCTCGCCGTCAACCGTGTCGGTTTCGGCGCCATGCGGCTCCCCCAGCGCGGCGAGGCGCTCATCCCGAACGCCGTGCCGATGGACCGCGACCGCGCGATAGCCGTCCTGCGCAAGGCGGTCGACCTCGGCGTCAACCACATCGACACGGCCGCCTTCTACTTCTCGCCGCTGCGCTCCGCGAACGAGCTGATCAACAGCGCCCTCGGCGGCCCCTACCCCGACGACCTGGTCATCACCACCAAGGTCGGCCCGGCCCGTGACGCCTCGGGCGCCTGGAGCGAGCACGCCCGGACCCCCGCCGCGCTGCGCGCGCAGGTCGAGGAGAACCTGCGGCAGCTCGGCCGCGACCACCTCGACGTCGTCAACCTCCGTGTCGTGGGCCCCGATTCGGTCGCCGAGCGCTTCGGCGCGCTCGCCGAGCTCCGCGAGGCGGGCCTCATCCGCCATCTCGGCCTCTCCAACATCACCCCGGCCCACCTCGCCGAGGCGCGGGAGATCGCCCCGGTCGTCTGCGTGCAGAACATGTACGGGATCGGGGTCCGCCCCGAGTACGACGGGTTCGTCCGCCACTGCGGCGAACAGGGCATCGCCTTCGTCCCCTTCTACGCGATCGCCGCCGCCGGACGCGAGACGGGGGCGACCGCCCCGGAGAGCGAGGAGATCCTCGCCGTCGCGGCGGCCCACGAGGCCACTCCCGCCCAGGTCCGCATCGCCTGGACCCTCCACCAGGGCCCCCATCTCCTGGCCATCCCCGGCACCGGCGACCCCGCCCACCTGACCGCCAACGTCGCCGCCGGCGCCCTCCGCCTCACCGCCGAGGAGCTGGAACTCCTCGGCCGCGTCCACCGGAACACCGCCGCCTAGACTCCGCCCATGACGACCGCGCCGAAGTCCCTCGCCGCCGACCTCGCCCCCACCGGAGTCCTGCGGGCCTCGATCAACCTCGGGAACCCGGTGCTCGCCCAGGGCGCGCCCGAGGCGCCGGGCGGGATCACCGTGGACCTGGCGCGGGAGATCGGGGCGCGGCTCGGCCTCCCTGTGGAGCTGCTCTGCTTCGACGCGGCGCGGAAGTCCTTCGAGGCGATGGCGGACGGCCGGGCCGACCTCTGCTTCCTGGCCGTGGACCCGGCGCGGGAGACGGAGGTCGCGTTCACCGCCCCGTACGTCGTCATCGAGGGGGTGTACGCCGTGCCGCGCGACTCGGCGCTCGGCACCGTGGCCGAGGTGGACGCGCCGGGCGTGCGGATCGGCGTCAAGAAGGGCTCCGCGTACGACCTGTTCCTGTCGAGGAACCTCGTGCACGCGACCGTGGTGCGCGGCGACGAGGGTGTCGACACGTTCCGGTCCGAGGCCCTGGAGGCGGGCGCGGGCATCCGCCAGCCGATGACCGCGTACGCCGCCGTGCACCCGGACGTGCGGCTGATCGAGGGCCGGTTCATGGAGATCCGGCAGGCCGTGGGGACGACGGTCGGGCGCCGCCCCGAGACGGTCGCCTTCCTCCGCGACACGGTCGAGGAGCTGAAGGCGAACGGTTTCGTCGCGGAGTCGCTGCGCCGCTCGGGCCAGGACGAGGACCTGCTGGCGCCGCCGGCCTGACGAGACGCCCGAACGCCCGAGGGCCCGGCCGTGGTCGTACGGCCAAGGCCGAGGTCGGCGGGACCCCCGTCAGCAGCCGGATCGCGCGCTCAAGCGAACCGGCGGCGCGCGCCAGAACTTACCCCCGCGGGCCCCGGGAAAGCCCCCTCCCGGGCCTGGAGGCGGCCTCCCCGGGGCCCGTACACCGCCCCGGCCCCTGGGGTCGGCCCCTCCGCCCTCGCACAACAGGTCCACTCGCCACCTCTGGCCTGGGATTTTTTCCTCAACTCCCCGCATTTTTGGGGGACTCGGAGGAGAGATCCACATGACCCAGACCGATCGCACCATCCGCACCGTCGACGACGTCCTCACCCTGCTCGACGGCCTGTTCTCGCCCGGTGCCGACCGGTGGACGGAGGGCGGGGCCGAGTGGTGGGACGGGTTCTCCGCGGACCGGGACAAGCCCGTGCCGTTCTTCGTCGCCAAGCCCGACGAGAACCTCGTGGCGTACGTCGAGCAGGGCCTGCTCCCGGCCGGCGGCCGGGCGCTCGACCTCGGCTGCGGGCCCGGCCGGAACGCCCTCCACCTCGCCTCGGCCGGCTTCGACGTCACCGCGGTCGACCTCTCGCCCACCGCCATCGCCTGGGCTGAGGAACCGGCCGCCGGGGCGGGCGTCGAGAACGTCCGGTTCCTGTGCGGCGACGCCTTCACCGCGCCCCTCGACGGGCCGTACGACCTCTTCTACGACTCCGGCTGCTTCCACCACCTGCCCCCGCACCGCCGCGTCAGCTACCTCGCCCGCCTCGACCGCGTCCTCGCCCCCGGCGGCCACTTCGCGCTCACCGCGTTCGCGGCCGGCGAGGGCGGCCTGGGCTCCGAACTCCCGGAGGTCGACTTCTACCGGAAGGGCCGCCTGGAGGGCGGGCTCGCCTACACCGACACCTCGCTCCGCACCATCTTCACCGGCCCGACGGAGACCGACCTGACGGAGATCGAGCTACGCCGCATGCGCGCCCAGACCGCCGACTCCCCGGTCTTCGGCGAGTCCTTCCTCTGGACGGCCCTCTTCCGCCACTGACCCGCCGACCCGACCCGTGCCCCCGCCGGGGCTCACCCCATCCCCTCCAGGTACACCGCGAGCCGGTCGTACTGCTCCCTCACCCCCGCTTCCATTCCCGCCGCCAGCGCCTGGTCCCTGATCTCGTTCGAGGGCCAGAAGGAGGTGCTGGTCAGGGCCGTGCCGCCGTCGGGGGTCGCGTCGAAGGTGAGGGTCACGCGGACGGGCCCGGCGTCCGGCATCTGCTCGAAGACCTCCGTGTAGTCGAGCCGCTCCGCCGGGACGACGTCCTCGTACGTGCCGGAGAAGACGATCTCCTGGCCGTCCGGCCCGGTCTGGCCCCAGCGCCAGGCGCCGCCCGCCCGCAGGTCGATGTCGACGACGGACGTGGTCAGCCCGGCTCCCCCGTACCACTCCCGTACGTGCTCCGGCCGCGTCCAGGCCTCCCAGACGCGGCCCGGCGGGGCGTCGAAGGTGCGCGTGACGACCAACTCGCGGTCGGCCGGTGTCGTCAGAAGGGTGACCATCGGACTTTCCCTTCACGAAGGGACCATTCCAGGATCACCCCGGCACTGCGGTAAAGCGAGTGAACACGTTCAAAGCCCTGGCGCTATGGTGCTCCCACGCGGCCGCCTCGATCATGCGAGCCGCCATCACGACCTGTGGGGGGTCCCTCTTGCCGCGCTCGACGCGCAGGCTTCCGCACGCCCTCGTGCGTGCCGCAGCCGTTCTCGCACTCTCGGCGGGCGTCACCGTGCCCGCCGTCATCCACGCCCCGGCGGCCCACGCCGACTGGACGAACATCACCGGCATCACCGAGGACAGCGGACGCTACACCGTCACGCTGCCCTCCGACGCCCTCTGGGTGAAGGTCAGCGTCCTGGCCTCCGCCGCTCCCGACGCCGCCGTCCTCGCCTCCACGGAGGAGGTGATCCCGTACGGCAGCCGGGTGACGACGAAGGAGCCGCTCACCCTGCCCCTGGGCACCGCCCTCGGCGACTACCCGGTCCGGGTCGACTACCGCCTCGCCGGCGAGACCACCAAGCAGTGGACCGGCGGCACCTACGGCCACCACAAGCACGTCGGCGTCGGGAAGCTCTCCTTCGACCGTCCCTCGACGGACTGGGACCACCGCACGGTCGTGCTCTCCGGCACCACCACCCTGTGGGACCCGTCCACCGGCGAGCGGACCACCGCCCCCGAGGGCACGAAGGTGCGGCTCTCGCTGCCCGTCGAGGACAGCAACATCAGCAACCGCACCATCAACGCCGAGGTCCTCGTGGGCGCCGACGGCGCCTTCGCGCTCCCGGTCACGCCCAACGGCTCCCTCCAGAACGGCACCGCCACCGTGCTCGCGGCGGGGACCGACCTCGACCCGGACGCCGCCGCGTACGTGCCGAACCTCGGGATCGACGCGACCCTCCGGTACCGGATCAGCTCGGACGTCAGCAAGTACCGCGTCCTCGCCGGGACCGACGTCCGCGTGACCGGGCGGGTGGAGCGGCTCACCCCGGACGGCTGGAAGCCCTTCGCCGGCGCTCCCGTCGTCGCCTCCGGCGGTGCCGAGCCCAGCTTCAGCACCACGCCGACCTCGCTGGGCGGCGTGACCGCCGCGGCGGACGGCACCTTCTCGCTGAACGTGCGGCCGTACTACGCCACCGACGCCATCTACACGTCGCTGCGCCCGTCGCCGTACTACACGAACAGCTACCGGCCGTACGACCGGAACGACATCGCCGTCCCGCAGCCGTTCTCGTACTCCTCGTACCGGATCACCCTGGACGCGTACGGCAAGGTCACGGCCACCGGCACCATCGGCAGCAACTACTGCTCCGCGACCCAGCCGGCCGTCCTCCAGTACTCCCGCGACGGCGGGCGCACCTGGGGCACCCTGCGCTCCGGCACCGCCCCCTCCTGCGGGTACAACCTGTCGGCCTGGGGCTACACCGACGCCCGCTACCGGGTCTACCACCCGGAGACGGACCAGTTCGTCGCCAAGGCCGGTACGAGCATCCGCCTCGCCCGCTACGCGACCCGCTTCTCCGCCTTCACCATCAGCCCCACCCGGCCCGTGGTGAACGGCAAGATGACCGTCTCCGGCACCGTCCAGCGCAAGGTCAACGGCGTCTGGAAGGCCTACCCGGGCGCGCGGCTGACGCTGTACTTCAAGCCCAAGGGCGACACGCAGTGGTACTGGGTCACCCAGAGCGTCACGACCAACACCTACGGCAACTTCAGCTACCGGGCCACCGCCTACGGGGACGGCTCCTGGGCCATGGCCCTGCAGCCGCCGGCCGGCTACTTCTACAGCGAGACGAATGTGAAGTACATCGATGCGCGCTGACCTCCGCCTCCGCCCCCGTCTCTCCCTGGTCGCGGCGCTGACCGCCGCCACGCTGTCCGCCGCCGCCCTCCCCGCCCTCGCGGAGGAGGCACCGGCCGCGTCCGGCCCGATCGGCATCGGAACGGCCGTCACCGACGACGGCCAGCGCGGCACCTTCAAGGTCGCCGCCTGGACCGACGCCCCGCAGGCCAAGGTCACCAAGGTCTCGGCCCGGATCCGGCAGGGCGACACCGTCCTCGCCGAGATCCCCGCCCTGGCCCCGGGCAACACCTGGGACCCGTACCTCGCGGGCCGCTTCCTCGTGCCCGCCGAGGCCGCGCTCCGACTGACCGAGGACGGCGGCACCATCCCGGCGCTCGGCACGTACGCCATCGACGTCACGGCCACCGACTCGCTGGGCAACACGTCCACCCGCACCGGCGCCGGAACGCTCGACTTCCGGCTGCGGCCCCAGCTCACCTTCGGCGTCGGCACCCCTGCCTGGGACGACCGGAACGCCCACCCGCAGGGCACGCTGGTCGGCATCCAGCCCGGCTCCGGCGACGAGGTGCCGCTGTCCGGCCGCACGGTCACCGTCGAGCCCGTGGGCGCGACGCCGGGCTCCCCGACGACGGCGGTCACCGACGACGGCGGCGCCTACCTCGGCGGTCCGGTCGCCGTGGCCGCGCCCGGCTGGGGCACGGAGTACAAGGCCGTGTTCTCCGAGGACAGCACCGAGGTGCACGGCTCCGACGAGCAGTACCGCTACGTGACCGACGTCAAGCCCCGTACGGTGACGGTCACCGCCGCCGCGGACAAGAAGCGGGCGCTCAGCGGCGAGACCGTCACGATCAGCGGCCGGATGACCGACCCGAGCGCGGCGGGCGCCCCGCTCGCGAACCAGCCGGTCCTGGTGTCCCTCGGCTACTACACCTACGGCACCCCCTACGGCAGGACCGTCTACACCGACGCCGACGGCCGCTTCTCGGCGCGTCTCGTCGCCGCCTCGGGCGTGGAGTACGGCGAGTACTGGCGGGTCTCGTCCGTCGACCCGTACCTGAGCTTCGCCGAGCCCGGCGGCGCGATCGCCGTGCCGTGGGAGTCCCGCATCGACCTGGTCGGGGGCGGTCTCACGGCCGACTCGAAGGTCTGGGTGACGGGCGTCTTCCGGCCCCGGTACGCGCCGTACGGGCGGAGCACCTCGACGACCCAGTACGTGCAGCTGGAGCAGTCGGCCGACGGGAAGACCGGCTGGCGGAAGCTGTCCGCCGCGACGGCGTCCGCCGACTACTGGACGACGTTCTACGTCGGGGCCACCAGCAACGGCGGCTACTTCCGCGTCCGGCACCTGACGTCCGACGCGTACGCCGAGTCCAGCAGCCGGGTCTTCCACCTCGTCCGCACGCCCACGCGGATCGCGGGGATGAACGCCGGCCCGGAGCCGGTCACCAAGGGCGCGTACGTCACCGCGACGGGCACGCTCGAGCACTACACGCGCGGCGCCTGGCGGGTGTACGGCTACGCGCCGGTCGCGCTGCAGTTCCAGGCGAAGGGCACGACGACCTGGCGTCAGGTCGCCACGGGCCGGACCGGGGCGCACGGGGAGATCTCGCTGAAGGCGAAGGCGTTCGTGGACGGCAGCTGGCGCATCCGGTACTGGGGCGACTCCACGCACTTCCACTCGCCGGCCCCGTGGGCCGACTACGTCGACGTGCGCTGACCCGGTCCGTCGCAACGCCCGAGGGCGGCACCCCCCGCCAGGGGGTGCCGCCCTCGTTCGCGTTCAGCGATGAACTGCCGATCCGTCAGGATCAGAAGTCCATGTCGCCGCCCGGCATGCCGCCGCCGGCCGGCGCGGCGGCCTTCTCCGGCTTGTCGGCGATGACGGCCTCGGTGGTGAGGAACAGCGCGGCGATCGACGCGGCGTTCTGCAGCGCGGAGCGCGTGACCTTCGCCGGGTCGATGATGCCCTCGGCGATGAGGTCGACGTACTCGTTGGTCGCGGCGTTCAGGCCGTGGCCGACGGGCAGGTTGCGGACCTTCTCCGCGACGACGCCACCCTCGAGGCCGGCGTTGACGGCGATCTGCTTCAGCGGGGCCTCGAGGGCCAGCTTGACGATGTTGGCACCGGTGGCCTCGTCGCCCGACAGGTCCGCCTCGAGCTTCTCGAAGACGTTCGACGCCTGGAGCAGGGCCACGCCACCGCCGGCGACGATGCCCTCCTCGACGGCCGCCTTCGCGTTGCGAACGGCGTCCTCGATGCGGTGCTTGCGCTCCTTGAGCTCGACCTCGGTCGCGGCACCGGCCTTGATGACGGCCACGCCGCCGGCCAGCTTCGCGAGGCGCTCCTGGAGCTTCTCGCGGTCGTAGTCCGAGTCGGAGTTCTCGATCTCGGCGCGGATCTGGTTCACGCGACCGGCGACCTGGTCGCTGTCACCGGCACCGTCGACGATGGTGGTCTCGTCCTTGGTGATGACGACCTTGCGGGCGCGGCCGAGCAGGTCCAGGCCCGCGTTCTCGAGCTTGAGGCCGACCTCCTCGGAGATGACCGTGCCGCCCGTGAGGATGGCGATGTCGTTCAGCATGGCCTTGCGACGGTCGCCGAAGCCCGGGGCCTTGACCGCGACGGACTTGAAGGTGCCGCGGATCTTGTTGACGACCAGGGTCGACAGGGCCTCGCCCTCGACGTCCTCGGCGATGATCAGCAGCGGCTTGCCCGACTGCATGACCTTCTCCAGGAGCGGAAGGAGGTCCTTCACGGAGGAGATCTTGGAGTTGACGATCAGGAGGTACGGGTCGTCGAGCGACGCCTCCATGCGCTCCATGTCGGTGGCGAAGTACGCCGAGATGTAGCCCTTGTCGAAGCGCATGCCCTCGGTGAGCTCCAGCTCCAGACCGAAGGTCTGGGACTCCTCGACGGTGATGACGCCTTCCTTGCCGACCTTGTCCATCGCCTCGGCGATGAGCTCGCCGATCTGGGTGTCGGCGGCGGAGATGGAGGCCGTGGAAGCGATCTGCTCCTTGGTCTCGACATCCTTCGCCTGCTCGAGCAGGGCGCCGGAGACGGCCTCGACGGCCTTCTCGATGCCGCGCTTGAGGGCCATCGGGTTGGCACCGGCGGCGACGTTGCGGAGGCCCTCGCGGACGAGCGCCTGGGCGAGGACGGTGGCGGTGGTCGTACCGTCGCCGGCGACGTCGTCCGTCTTCTTGGCGACTTCCTTGACCAGCTCGGCGCCGATCTTCTCGTACGGGTCCTCGAGCTCGATCTCCTTGGCGATGGAGACACCATCGTTGGTGATCGTGGGGGCACCCCACTTCTTCTCGAGGACGACGTTGCGGCCCTTGGGGCCGAGGGTGACCTTGACGGCGTCAGCGAGCTGGTTCATGCCGCGCTCGAGACCGCGCCGGGCCTCCTCGTCGAACGCGATGATCTTGGCCATGTGAAGTGGTCCTCCCGGACATGGGGTGGATAACGCTCCAGGACCGCGCCGACGCCCGCGACGGACGGCCTCCGCGACTCCGCGTGGTTCCTTGCCCCACCCGGCCGGCGACCTCGTCTGCCCGATCCTCGTAGCACTCTCACCTTCCGAGTGCTAACGCCAATGATTAGCACTCGCCCTATGAGAGTGCAAGCGACTCTCGGGTTTCGGGAGGTGGATCGGGGGGCGGAGCGGGGAGGAGCGGGAACGCGCGAGGGGGCGGGAACGCGCGAGGGGGCGGGAACGCGCGAGGGGTCCGCATCCCCTCAGGGATGCGGACCCCTCGACGGCGTTGCGTCGGTGGCCGATCGCGCCGCGCTCAGACGGCGAGCTTGACCATGTCCGCCTGCGGACCCTTCTGGCCCTGCGAGATCTCGAACTCGACCCGCTGGCCCTCTTCGAGGCTGCGGTAGCCATCCATCTGGATCGCGCTGTAGTGGACGAAAACATCCGCACCACCGTCTACCGCGATGAAGCCGTAGCCCTTCTCCGCGTTGAACCACTTGACGGTGCCCTGAGCCATGCCTAACTCCCCTATTACTGGCCCTTGCGCGGGACCCGCACTTCGCGGACCCGGGTCAGACCTCTGCGCCGGAACGCGTCGACCGCGGCTGAATGTATCTGCCCAACTGCCCTCTGCAACAGGTCATTCGACCGAAGAATTCTGGGCGCGACGGAAAGGGGAATTGGGGAGAATCCCCGGATCACGGGGCAAGTCGGGCCCGGCAAAGCGCGCAGAAGGTACACAACGCGCACACACTTTGGCTGTTTCTTGTCGCGCGGCGACGCATTCTCATATGCGCCCGGCATGAACAGCGGAGGGGACTTCCCCAACTCTACCGCGCTCAACCATGCAGAATTGCCCCCTCCGCTTATCGCGCGGAAGGGGCAATTCGTACTGACTGGTAAGGCTCGATGAGCCCGTGGGCCTCAGCAGCCTCCGGCGACGGCCGGGATGATCGAGACGCCCGCGCCGGCCGGGGTGGCCGTCTCCAGGCCCTGCTCGAAGCGCACGTCGTCGTCGTTCACGTAGACGTTGACGAAGCGGCGCAGCTTGCCCTGGTCGTCCAGGACGCGGGCGGCGATGCCCGTGTGGTTCTTCTCCAGGTCCGCGATGACCTCGGCGAGGGTCGTGCCCTCGGCCTGGACCTCGGACTGACCGCCCGTGTAGGTGCGGAGGATGGTGGGGATGCGGACGTTCACGGCCATGTCTTCGAAACCTTTCGGTGGGCCTGGGAGGCGGACGGACTCAGACGGCCAGGCCGGCGTCGCGGAACGCGTCCAGGCTCGGGCGGATGGTGACGGTCG contains these protein-coding regions:
- the groL gene encoding chaperonin GroEL (60 kDa chaperone family; promotes refolding of misfolded polypeptides especially under stressful conditions; forms two stacked rings of heptamers to form a barrel-shaped 14mer; ends can be capped by GroES; misfolded proteins enter the barrel where they are refolded when GroES binds) codes for the protein MAKIIAFDEEARRGLERGMNQLADAVKVTLGPKGRNVVLEKKWGAPTITNDGVSIAKEIELEDPYEKIGAELVKEVAKKTDDVAGDGTTTATVLAQALVREGLRNVAAGANPMALKRGIEKAVEAVSGALLEQAKDVETKEQIASTASISAADTQIGELIAEAMDKVGKEGVITVEESQTFGLELELTEGMRFDKGYISAYFATDMERMEASLDDPYLLIVNSKISSVKDLLPLLEKVMQSGKPLLIIAEDVEGEALSTLVVNKIRGTFKSVAVKAPGFGDRRKAMLNDIAILTGGTVISEEVGLKLENAGLDLLGRARKVVITKDETTIVDGAGDSDQVAGRVNQIRAEIENSDSDYDREKLQERLAKLAGGVAVIKAGAATEVELKERKHRIEDAVRNAKAAVEEGIVAGGGVALLQASNVFEKLEADLSGDEATGANIVKLALEAPLKQIAVNAGLEGGVVAEKVRNLPVGHGLNAATNEYVDLIAEGIIDPAKVTRSALQNAASIAALFLTTEAVIADKPEKAAAPAGGGMPGGDMDF
- a CDS encoding aldo/keto reductase; the encoded protein is MTTTGSTTTSATTPHASDSGTWLLGGDLAVNRVGFGAMRLPQRGEALIPNAVPMDRDRAIAVLRKAVDLGVNHIDTAAFYFSPLRSANELINSALGGPYPDDLVITTKVGPARDASGAWSEHARTPAALRAQVEENLRQLGRDHLDVVNLRVVGPDSVAERFGALAELREAGLIRHLGLSNITPAHLAEAREIAPVVCVQNMYGIGVRPEYDGFVRHCGEQGIAFVPFYAIAAAGRETGATAPESEEILAVAAAHEATPAQVRIAWTLHQGPHLLAIPGTGDPAHLTANVAAGALRLTAEELELLGRVHRNTAA
- a CDS encoding cold-shock protein, which codes for MAQGTVKWFNAEKGYGFIAVDGGADVFVHYSAIQMDGYRSLEEGQRVEFEISQGQKGPQADMVKLAV
- a CDS encoding class I SAM-dependent methyltransferase, translated to MTQTDRTIRTVDDVLTLLDGLFSPGADRWTEGGAEWWDGFSADRDKPVPFFVAKPDENLVAYVEQGLLPAGGRALDLGCGPGRNALHLASAGFDVTAVDLSPTAIAWAEEPAAGAGVENVRFLCGDAFTAPLDGPYDLFYDSGCFHHLPPHRRVSYLARLDRVLAPGGHFALTAFAAGEGGLGSELPEVDFYRKGRLEGGLAYTDTSLRTIFTGPTETDLTEIELRRMRAQTADSPVFGESFLWTALFRH
- a CDS encoding transporter substrate-binding domain-containing protein, which gives rise to MTTAPKSLAADLAPTGVLRASINLGNPVLAQGAPEAPGGITVDLAREIGARLGLPVELLCFDAARKSFEAMADGRADLCFLAVDPARETEVAFTAPYVVIEGVYAVPRDSALGTVAEVDAPGVRIGVKKGSAYDLFLSRNLVHATVVRGDEGVDTFRSEALEAGAGIRQPMTAYAAVHPDVRLIEGRFMEIRQAVGTTVGRRPETVAFLRDTVEELKANGFVAESLRRSGQDEDLLAPPA
- a CDS encoding alpha/beta hydrolase, which produces MTTNRGRKALVLALSVAAVAGVGLAAGGAAPAVAAGLDWGDCDAAVKPLPGQQCATLSVPLDYADPDGEQIGLAVARLPSTRPEARRGTLMVIPGGPGSSGVQRLGQKGAALAKEMDGAYDLVAFDPRGIGGSAKARCGFAEEDRRLVTLRSWPAADGGIGENVARSRRMAEACERNGGAMLRGLTTVNQVRDLDRLRQALGERKLSAWSVSYGTYVAAVYAQKFPERTDRWVLDSSSDPDPKRVARGWLAGMARGAEDRFPDFAAWASAPERTKDGLRLAERAEDVRPLFLDLAARLDRAPRASATPGVPLTGTVLRQALQQALYSDASFPALARLMAQALDPAGVPVLPPELAGPMPDEAATVSVGVICNDVDWPASVPAYGRAVAADRERYPLTAGMPANITPCAFWKGGAVEKPTRITDRGPSNVLMIQNLRDPATPHSMGLRMRAALGDRARLVSVDRGGHAVYLGNGNACGDRAVTRFLTEGVRPAEDVLCR
- a CDS encoding SRPBCC domain-containing protein → MVTLLTTPADRELVVTRTFDAPPGRVWEAWTRPEHVREWYGGAGLTTSVVDIDLRAGGAWRWGQTGPDGQEIVFSGTYEDVVPAERLDYTEVFEQMPDAGPVRVTLTFDATPDGGTALTSTSFWPSNEIRDQALAAGMEAGVREQYDRLAVYLEGMG
- the murQ gene encoding N-acetylmuramic acid 6-phosphate etherase encodes the protein MPSSYSELRAQLATLTTEAFRPELAEIDRLPTLDIARLMNGEDRTVPEAVERQLPAIAAAIDATAARMARGGRLIYLGAGTAGRLGVLDASECPPTFNTDPSQVVGLIAGGPTAMIKAAEGAEDSKELAVADLTALGLTAEDTVVGVSASGRTPYAVGAVEHARARGALTIGLSCNEDSALAAAAEHGIEVVTGPELLTGSTRLKAGTAQKLVLNMISTLTMIRLGKTYGNLMVDVRASNDKLQARSRRIVALATGAPDEQIETALAAADGEVKNAILMILADIDAPTAAERLTASRGHLRAALHAPTT